A region from the Lolium perenne isolate Kyuss_39 chromosome 4, Kyuss_2.0, whole genome shotgun sequence genome encodes:
- the LOC127296503 gene encoding uncharacterized protein, with amino-acid sequence MMKSGKVDDRPPRPARVSNGEEENHRRTRRSRASDDEKEDDRRRRRARASDDERYDHRSKRDRDRGRHHRDSRRRRSPSSDSGSSPNGRHSRRRRDGSSRRRAEDRGREERRTSPERKEPTPPLPPPPPLPEMIPGRTGGVYIPPFRMAQMLRDVEDKASPEYQRLTWDALKKSINGLVNKVNGTNIKNLVPELLAENLVRGRGLFCQSCIKSQMASPGFTDVFAALVAVVNTKFPEIGRLLLVRVMLQLKRAYKRNDKPQLLAATKFIAHLVNQVVVHEVVALELLAVLLENPTDDSVEVAVGFVKECGAILQDLTPQGLHAMFERFRGILHEGEIDKRVQFLIEGLFAIRKAKFQGFPAIRPELDLVEQEDQCTHDMSFETELDPETNLNVFRVNPNFVEDEKAYESLKKSILGDEMEEDEEGSDDASDDEDEEESDDEEQMEIRDKTETNLINLRRTIYLTIMSSVDFEEAGHKLLKIKLEPGQEMELNIMLLECCSQERTYLRYYGLLGQRFCMINKVFQENFEKCFVQQYSMIHRLETNKLRNVAKFFAHLLGTDALPWHVLAYIRLTEEDTTSSSRIFIKILFQELSEHLGIRLLNERLNDPNMQDSFESVFPRDHPKNTRFSINFFTSIGLGGITESLREYLKNMPRFIMQQQKPASSESESGGESSDSGSSSESESSSDESGKKRSKRKKRS; translated from the exons ATGATGAAGTCTGGAAAGGTCGACGACCGTCCTCCCCGACCCGCTAGGGTTTCTAATGGGGAAGAGGAAAATCACCGCAGGACGAGGCGCTCTAGGGCTTCTGACGACGAGAAGGAGGATGACCGCCGGCGGAGGCGCGCTAGAGCTTCTGACGACGAGAGGTATGACCACCGCAGCAAGCGCGACCGCGACCGCGGCCGCCACCACCGGGACAGCCGGCGCCGCCGGAGCCCCAGCTCTGATTCGGGATCCTCCCCTAATGGCCGCCACAGCCGACGCCGCCGTGATGGGAGCTCGAGGCGGCGGGCTGAGGACCGGGGCAGGGAAGAGCGCCGGACGAGCCCAGAGAGGAAGGAACCGACGCCACCattgccaccgccaccgccattgccggagatgattcccgggcGCACGGGAGGTGTCTACATCCCGCCTTTCCGCATGGCACAGATGTTGCGGGATGTGGAAGATAAGGCGAGCCCTGAGTATCAGCGGCTCACATGGGACGCTCTCAAGAAGAGTATCAATGGTCTGGTTAATAAGGTGAATGGCACTAACATCAAGAATTTAGTTCCCGAGCTGTTAGCTGAGAACCTGGTTCGTGGGCGTGGACTCTTCTGCCAGTCATGCATCAAGTCGCAGATGGCCTCACCGGGCTTCACTGATGTGTTCGCTGCGCTTGTTGCAGTTGTGAATACTAAGTTCCCTGAGATCGGCCGTTTGCTTCTTGTTCGCGTTATGCTCCAGCTCAAAAGGGCATATAAGAGAAATGACAAG CCCCAATTGCTTGCAGCAACCAAGTTCATAGCACACTTGGTTAATCAGGTAGTTGTGCATGAGGTCGTGGCACTGGAGCTTCTTGCTGTACTTCTGGAGAATCCAACTGATGATAGCGTCGAG GTGGCAGTGGGGTTTGTGAAGGAATGTGGAGCAATACTGCAGGACTTAACTCCTCAAGGACTTCATG CTATGTTTGAAAGATTTCGAGGCATTCTTCATGAAGGTGAAATAGATAAGCGTGTGCAGTTTCTCATTGAAGGCCTTTTTGCTATTAGAAAGGCTAAATTTCAG GGTTTCCCGGCCATCCGTCCAGAATTGGATCTTGTGGAGCAGGAGGACCAATGTACTCATGATATGTCCTTTGAAACTGAGCTAGACCCTGAGACTAACCTAA ATGTTTTCAGAGTAAACCCGAACTTCGTTGAAGATGAAAAGGCTTATGAGAGCCTAAAGAAAAGTATCCTCGGAGATGAAATggaggaagatgaagaagggtCTGATGATGCTTCTGATGACGAGGATGAAGAGGAATCTGATGATGAAGAACAGATGGAGATAAGAGATAAAACTGAGACCAATCTTATCAACCTTCGGAGAACCATATATTTGACAATCATGTCCAGTGTTGATTTTGAGGAAGCTGGTCACAAGCTTTTAAAGATTAAACTTGAGCCTGGTCAAGAG ATGGAGCTGAACATCATGCTTCTCGAGTGTTGCAGTCAAGAGAGAACTTACCTTCGATATTATGGCTTATTAGGACAACGGTTTTGCATGATCAATAAAGTTTTTCAAGAGAACTTTGAAAAATGCTTTGTGCAACAGTATTCGATGATACATCGTCTCGAAACAAATAAGTTGAGGAATGTGGCCAAGTTTTTCGCACATTTGTTGGGGACTGACGCCCTTCCTTGGCATGTTTTGGCTTACATCAGGTTGACAGAGGAAGACACCACATCGTCTTCCCGAATTTTTATAAAGATTCTTTTCCAG GAACTGTCAGAACATCTGGGTATACGCTTACTTAATGAGAGACTTAATGATCCGAACATGCAAGATTCCTTCGAGTCTGTCTTCCCGAGAGATCATCCGAAGAATACTAGATTCTCCATAAATTTCTTCACCTCAATCGGTCTTGGGGGTATCACAGAGAGCCTGCGCGAGTACCTGAAGAACATGCCCCGGTTTATAATGCAGCAACAGAAGCCTGCGTCATCTGAGTCGGAATCAGGTGGAGAAAGCTCTGATTCAGGATCTAGTTCCGAGTCAGAATCAAGCTCCGATGAGAGTGGCAAGaaacggagcaagagaaagaAGAGGAGCTAA